The Desulfovibrio legallii genome window below encodes:
- a CDS encoding CNNM domain-containing protein — MLTLVLSITLAIAVCFLCSLAETVLYTLPWSAIERLRRSGRPAGAVLYKLRLEVNRPIAAILTLNTIANTAGATVAGAAFLAQFGPDFTALFAVGFTGLLLILGEILPKSLGVAHTEALAVVMARPLAVLTRLLAPLLWVTTCISRLVVRPRASGPMVSEDDIRAVASLSRQAGRIKPYEEAFIRNVLALDQKRVYDVMTPRTVVFSLPENATVEAAYNDPRIWHFSRVPVYGDDNEDIVGFVERRALARNLRDGQGGLPLAAVLRPINFILENQTLDVLLREMLEAHEHLFAVLDEYGGLAGVVSLEDVVEEILGSEIVDESDNVEDLRALARRRREAATRGKI, encoded by the coding sequence ATGCTGACCCTGGTTCTTTCCATCACTCTGGCCATTGCCGTGTGTTTTTTGTGTTCCCTGGCGGAAACCGTGCTCTATACGCTGCCGTGGTCTGCCATTGAGCGGCTGCGGCGGTCCGGCCGGCCAGCGGGCGCGGTGCTCTACAAGCTGCGGCTGGAGGTCAACCGGCCCATTGCCGCTATTCTTACCCTTAACACCATTGCCAATACGGCCGGGGCCACGGTGGCTGGCGCGGCTTTTCTGGCGCAATTCGGGCCGGACTTCACGGCTTTGTTTGCCGTGGGCTTTACGGGCTTGCTGCTGATTCTGGGCGAGATTCTGCCCAAGAGCCTGGGGGTGGCCCATACCGAGGCCCTGGCCGTGGTCATGGCCCGACCTCTGGCTGTGCTTACCCGGCTGCTGGCGCCCTTGTTGTGGGTCACGACCTGTATCAGCCGCCTGGTGGTGCGGCCGCGCGCTTCCGGGCCGATGGTTTCGGAGGACGACATCCGCGCCGTCGCCAGCCTGTCGCGCCAGGCCGGGCGCATCAAGCCCTATGAGGAAGCCTTTATCCGCAACGTGCTGGCCCTGGACCAGAAGCGCGTCTATGACGTCATGACCCCGCGTACCGTGGTTTTTTCGCTGCCGGAAAACGCAACGGTGGAAGCGGCCTATAATGACCCGCGCATCTGGCATTTCAGCCGCGTGCCGGTGTACGGGGACGATAACGAGGATATTGTGGGCTTTGTGGAGCGCCGCGCCCTGGCCCGCAACCTGCGTGATGGTCAGGGCGGGCTGCCGCTTGCGGCTGTTCTGCGGCCCATTAATTTTATTCTGGAAAATCAGACGCTGGACGTGCTTTTGCGTGAGATGCTGGAGGCGCACGAGCATCTGTTTGCCGTGCTGGACGAATACGGCGGCCTTGCGGGCGTGGTTTCGCTGGAGGATGTGGTGGAAGAGATTCTGGGCAGCGAAATTGTGGACGAAAGCGACAATGTGGAAGACCTGCGCGCCCTGGCCCGTCGCCGCAGGGAGGCCGCCACACGCGGCAAAATCTAG